In Mastacembelus armatus chromosome 5, fMasArm1.2, whole genome shotgun sequence, a single genomic region encodes these proteins:
- the hipk1b gene encoding homeodomain-interacting protein kinase 1 isoform X3, which translates to MSSQLQVFSPPSISSSAFCRVKKLKVENNVWDVSTTETYSSIAGQSAYTFTPAMAVPPFAPSLVFPPAAPGSRGQVVVRAADSTGSLPRGSSRRVAEQATSTSYAHAETSSETRVHRHGQKRKIEEATEGSGSGCGSVQILEELSAPAATYSTRTGGGGGGGTGQSIPHSAPTTKSSSSNGEGDYQLVQHEILCSVSCSYEVLEFLGRGTFGQVAKCWKRGTNEIVAIKILKNHPSYARQGQIEVGILNRLSAENADEYNFVRSYECFQHKGHTCLVFEMLEQNLYDFLKHSKFSPLPLRHIRPILQQVATALMKLKSLGLIHADLKPENIMLVDPLRQPYRVKVIDFGSASHVSKAVCSTYLQSRYYRAPEIILGLPFCEAIDMWSLGCVIAELFLGWPLYPGASEYDQIRYISQTQGLPAEYLLSAGTKTSRFFNRGPDSSYPLWRLKTPAEHEMEMGIKSKEARKYIFNCLDDMMQVNLSSHLEGTDMLAEKADRREFIDLLKRMLRLDADKRITPTKTLGHPFVTMTHLVDYPHSSHVKSCFQNMEICKRRSTYDSGKSLYSTSAVPSAAAGNLTVTFSSQLNQHNQVPSAGGAVPLLNYQPALYQQATINIPGLAQQSVPIPTRPAGLCSQTEPFQQTLIVCPPSTIQGLQPSSKNSTFPVRMENSVPIVPQNQSAQSLQIQPSMLTQGSCTPLMVATLHPPSAGIAPQYSLPLGLSTGVGRPTLLEHTATVLQAWPTGTQQILIPSSWQQVPGVAIHNSAHQSNVGDSPLETLHSDAATQQGHSWRNTTQVRTQQERKKVKARRGDNRNRGISAASLLSSNGVTPPISSATLSQPIVISDTPSPAVSIITIHSDTDTEDERKFHPASVGLSQRTNVISCVTVHDSDSSTASPLTPLPRTVNPASAISSRQAKSLAVVAPSVKTQGSEKGAASRGCLETVSYMKPKRSNRQPCSSGESMERHRVVPSQSHPLNLSQERSGASHSDSSLRRQQTFPAAISASHYSFPEVSALASASAPGSSLYTYPASTALSSATQAMEQLLGRGHSSHGHSPSSYAATYTSSTSSRRDSASCKDSVSSLLHSLPAAYQHQFATGSPYVSVTPRAEAYSAYQLSPRRLTQYPYL; encoded by the exons ATGAGCTCTCAGCTGCAGGTTTTCTCTCCCCCCTCGATCTCCTCCAGTGCCTTTTGCCGTGTTAAGAAGCTGAAGGTGGAGAACAATGTTTGGGATGTTTCCACCACTGAAACGTACAGCTCAATAGCAGGCCAGTCAGCATACACCTTTACCCCTGCCATGGCTGTACCTCCCTTTGCACCATCCCTGGTCTTCCCCCCTGCAGCTCCTGGCTCCAGGGGTCAAGTGGTGGTGCGGGCAGCTGATAGCACCGGTAGTCTTCCCCGCGGTTCCAGCCGGCGTGTCGCTGAACAGGCAACATCCACGTCTTATGCTCATGCTGAGACATCCTCTGAAACGAGGGTGCACAGACACGGGCAGAAGAGAAAGATTGAGGAGGCCACTGAAGGCAGTGGGAGTGGATGTGGCAGTGTGCAGATATTAGAGGAGCTCTCAGCTCCTGCAGCAACTTATTCCACCCGCAcgggagggggtggaggaggcGGCACAGGCCAGTCAATACCCCACTCGGCTCCAACCACCAAGAGCAGCAGCTCCAATGGTGAAGGAGATTATCAGCTAGTGCAGCATGAGATCCTCTGCTCCGTCTCCTGCAGCTATGAAGTATTGGAGTTCCTGGGAAGAGGCACATTTGGTCAAGTAGCCAAGTGCTGGAAGAGGGGCACCAATGAGATTGTGGCCATTAAGATCCTGAAAAACCACCCTTCATATGCTCGTCAGGGCCAAATTGAG GTGGGCATTCTGAACCGACTGAGTGCGGAGAATGCAGACGAGTACAACTTTGTGCGTTCGTATGAATGCTTCCAACACAAGGGTCACACCTGCCTGGTATTTGAGATGCTGGAGCAGAACCTCTATGACTTTCTCAAGCACAGCAAGTTCAGCCCGCTGCCCCTTCGGCACATCAGACCAATCCTGCAGCAG GTGGCCACTGCACTAATGAAGTTGAAGAGCCTTGGACTGATTCATGCAGACCTGAAGCCTGAGAACATCATGCTAGTTGACCCGCTCAGACAGCCATATAGGGTGAAGGTCATTGACTTTGGCTCAGCAAGTCACGTGTCCAAGGCCGTCTGCTCAACCTACTTACAATCTCGCTACTACAG GGCTCCAGAGATCATTTTAGGTCTGCCATTCTGTGAGGCCATTGATATGTGGTCTTTAGGCTGTGTGATAGCAGAGCTATTTCTGGGTTGGCCTCTCTACCCTGGAGCCTCTGAGTACGACCAG ATCCGCTACATTTCTCAGACTCAGGGCCTACCAGCAGAGTACCTGTTGAGCGCTGGCACTAAAACCAGCCGCTTTTTCAATCGAGGTCCTGACTCTAGCTACCCACTCTGGAGACTAAAG aCCCCAGCAGAGCATGAAATGGAGATGGGCATCAAGTCCAAGGAGGCCAGGAAATATATCTTCAACTGTCTGGATGACATGATGCAG GTCAACCTGTCGTCTCATTTGGAGGGGACCGACATGTTGGCTGAGAAAGCTGATAGACGAGAGTTTATAGACCTCTTGAAGCGGATGCTGCGACTGGATGCTGACAAAAGGATCACACCTACAAAAACTCTGGGTCACCCCTTTGTCACAATGACCCACCTTGTGGATTATCCCCACAGCTCCCA TGTGAAGTCGTGCTTCCAGAACATGGAGATCTGCAAACGCCGGAGCACTTATGATAGTGGTAAATCGCTGTACTCCACCAGTGCAGTCCCTAGTGCTGCAGCAGGCAACCTCACTGTTACCTTCAGTAGCCAACTCAACCAGCATAACCAG GTGCCTTCTGCAGGGGGAGCGGTGCCTTTGCTCAACTACCAGCCAGCTCTGTACCAGCAGGCGACCATCAACATTCCCGGGCTGGCTCAACAGAGTGTCCCTATTCCAACACGTCCTGCTGGGCTGTGTAGTCAGACAGAACCCTTCCAGCAGACTCTCATTGTCTGCCCACCCTCAACTATTCAAG GGCTACAGCCATCCAGCAAGAATTCCACTTTCCCTGTGAGGATGGAGAACTCTGTCCCTATAGTACCTCAGAACCAGTCTGCTCAGTCGTTGCAGATCCAGCCaagtatgctgacacag gGTTCCTGCACACCCCTGATGGTGGCCACACTGCACCCACCCTCAGCAGGCATAGCCCCCCAGTATTCACTTCCCCTTGGGCTGAGCACCGGGGTGGGTCGGCCCACCCTACTGGAGCACACAGCCACAGTGCTG caggCCTGGCCCACTGGCACCCAGCAAATCCTCATACCGTCGTCATGGCAGCAGGTCCCAGGCGTGGCAATCCACAATTCTGCCCACCAGTCGAATGTTGGTGACTCGCCCCTGGAAACGCTTCACTCAGATGCTGCCACACAACAGGGACACAGCTGGAG GAACACAACCCAAGTCAGGACTcagcaggagaggaagaaagttAAAGCCAGACGTGGAGACAACAGGAACAG GGGTATATCTGCTGCATCATTACTCAGCAGTAATGGGGTGACCCCACCCATCTCCAGCGCCACATTGTCCCAGCCAATTGTCATCTCTGACACACCCAGCCCAGCAGTCAGCATCATCACTATTCACAGTGACACCGACACAGAGGATGAGCGCAAGTTTCATCCTGCCAG TGTTGGTCTGAGCCAGCGGACTAATGTTATCAGCTGTGTGACGGTACACGACTCGGACTCATCCACAGCCAGCCCCCTGACTCCTCTACCCCGCACAGTTAACCCAGCTAGTGCCATTTCATCACGCCAGGCCAAGTCTCTGGCAGTGGTGGCACCTTCAGTCAAAACCCAGGGCTCCGAGAAAGGAGCAGCTTCACGTGGATGCTTAGAGACTG TGAGCTATATGAAGCCTAAGAGATCCAACCGACAGCCCTGCAGTTCAGGGGAGAGCATGGAGCGTCACAGAGTGGTACCGAGCCAGTCCCACCCTTTAAACCTCAGCCAG GAGCGTTCGGGAGCATCCCACAGTGACTCATCTTTACGTCGCCAGCAGACGTTCCCTGCAGCCATCTCAGCCTCTCACTACAGCTTCCCTGAGGTGTCGGCCCTCGCGTCAGCCTCGGCCCCTGGCTCCAGCCTGTACACCTACCCGGCCTCCACCGCCCTCTCCTCAGCTACTCAAGCCATGGAACAGCTGCTGGGCCGTGGTCACAGCAGCCATGGACACTCCCCTTCCTCCTATGCAGCAACATACACCTCATCCACCTCCTCCAGGAGAGACTCAGCCAGTTGCAAGGATTCTGTGAGTAGTCTGCTGCACAGCCTCCCCGCAGCCTACCAGCATCAGTTCGCCACTGGTTCTCCCTACGTTAGTGTGACACCCCGGGCAGAGGCTTACAGTGCCTACCAGCTGAGTCCCAGGCGCCTCACACAGTACCCCTATCTATAA
- the hipk1b gene encoding homeodomain-interacting protein kinase 1 isoform X2, translating into MSSQLQVFSPPSISSSAFCRVKKLKVENNVWDVSTTETYSSIAGQSAYTFTPAMAVPPFAPSLVFPPAAPGSRGQVVVRAADSTGSLPRGSSRRVAEQATSTSYAHAETSSETRVHRHGQKRKIEEATEGSGSGCGSVQILEELSAPAATYSTRTGGGGGGGTGQSIPHSAPTTKSSSSNGEGDYQLVQHEILCSVSCSYEVLEFLGRGTFGQVAKCWKRGTNEIVAIKILKNHPSYARQGQIEVGILNRLSAENADEYNFVRSYECFQHKGHTCLVFEMLEQNLYDFLKHSKFSPLPLRHIRPILQQVATALMKLKSLGLIHADLKPENIMLVDPLRQPYRVKVIDFGSASHVSKAVCSTYLQSRYYRAPEIILGLPFCEAIDMWSLGCVIAELFLGWPLYPGASEYDQIRYISQTQGLPAEYLLSAGTKTSRFFNRGPDSSYPLWRLKTPAEHEMEMGIKSKEARKYIFNCLDDMMQVNLSSHLEGTDMLAEKADRREFIDLLKRMLRLDADKRITPTKTLGHPFVTMTHLVDYPHSSHVKSCFQNMEICKRRSTYDSGKSLYSTSAVPSAAAGNLTVTFSSQLNQHNQVPSAGGAVPLLNYQPALYQQATINIPGLAQQSVPIPTRPAGLCSQTEPFQQTLIVCPPSTIQGLQPSSKNSTFPVRMENSVPIVPQNQSAQSLQIQPSMLTQGSCTPLMVATLHPPSAGIAPQYSLPLGLSTGVGRPTLLEHTATVLAWPTGTQQILIPSSWQQVPGVAIHNSAHQSNVGDSPLETLHSDAATQQGHSWRNTTQVRTQQERKKVKARRGDNRNRGISAASLLSSNGVTPPISSATLSQPIVISDTPSPAVSIITIHSDTDTEDERKFHPASVGLSQRTNVISCVTVHDSDSSTASPLTPLPRTVNPASAISSRQAKSLAVVAPSVKTQGSEKGAASRGCLETVSYMKPKRSNRQPCSSGESMERHRVVPSQSHPLNLSQVQSVVSSSQERSGASHSDSSLRRQQTFPAAISASHYSFPEVSALASASAPGSSLYTYPASTALSSATQAMEQLLGRGHSSHGHSPSSYAATYTSSTSSRRDSASCKDSVSSLLHSLPAAYQHQFATGSPYVSVTPRAEAYSAYQLSPRRLTQYPYL; encoded by the exons ATGAGCTCTCAGCTGCAGGTTTTCTCTCCCCCCTCGATCTCCTCCAGTGCCTTTTGCCGTGTTAAGAAGCTGAAGGTGGAGAACAATGTTTGGGATGTTTCCACCACTGAAACGTACAGCTCAATAGCAGGCCAGTCAGCATACACCTTTACCCCTGCCATGGCTGTACCTCCCTTTGCACCATCCCTGGTCTTCCCCCCTGCAGCTCCTGGCTCCAGGGGTCAAGTGGTGGTGCGGGCAGCTGATAGCACCGGTAGTCTTCCCCGCGGTTCCAGCCGGCGTGTCGCTGAACAGGCAACATCCACGTCTTATGCTCATGCTGAGACATCCTCTGAAACGAGGGTGCACAGACACGGGCAGAAGAGAAAGATTGAGGAGGCCACTGAAGGCAGTGGGAGTGGATGTGGCAGTGTGCAGATATTAGAGGAGCTCTCAGCTCCTGCAGCAACTTATTCCACCCGCAcgggagggggtggaggaggcGGCACAGGCCAGTCAATACCCCACTCGGCTCCAACCACCAAGAGCAGCAGCTCCAATGGTGAAGGAGATTATCAGCTAGTGCAGCATGAGATCCTCTGCTCCGTCTCCTGCAGCTATGAAGTATTGGAGTTCCTGGGAAGAGGCACATTTGGTCAAGTAGCCAAGTGCTGGAAGAGGGGCACCAATGAGATTGTGGCCATTAAGATCCTGAAAAACCACCCTTCATATGCTCGTCAGGGCCAAATTGAG GTGGGCATTCTGAACCGACTGAGTGCGGAGAATGCAGACGAGTACAACTTTGTGCGTTCGTATGAATGCTTCCAACACAAGGGTCACACCTGCCTGGTATTTGAGATGCTGGAGCAGAACCTCTATGACTTTCTCAAGCACAGCAAGTTCAGCCCGCTGCCCCTTCGGCACATCAGACCAATCCTGCAGCAG GTGGCCACTGCACTAATGAAGTTGAAGAGCCTTGGACTGATTCATGCAGACCTGAAGCCTGAGAACATCATGCTAGTTGACCCGCTCAGACAGCCATATAGGGTGAAGGTCATTGACTTTGGCTCAGCAAGTCACGTGTCCAAGGCCGTCTGCTCAACCTACTTACAATCTCGCTACTACAG GGCTCCAGAGATCATTTTAGGTCTGCCATTCTGTGAGGCCATTGATATGTGGTCTTTAGGCTGTGTGATAGCAGAGCTATTTCTGGGTTGGCCTCTCTACCCTGGAGCCTCTGAGTACGACCAG ATCCGCTACATTTCTCAGACTCAGGGCCTACCAGCAGAGTACCTGTTGAGCGCTGGCACTAAAACCAGCCGCTTTTTCAATCGAGGTCCTGACTCTAGCTACCCACTCTGGAGACTAAAG aCCCCAGCAGAGCATGAAATGGAGATGGGCATCAAGTCCAAGGAGGCCAGGAAATATATCTTCAACTGTCTGGATGACATGATGCAG GTCAACCTGTCGTCTCATTTGGAGGGGACCGACATGTTGGCTGAGAAAGCTGATAGACGAGAGTTTATAGACCTCTTGAAGCGGATGCTGCGACTGGATGCTGACAAAAGGATCACACCTACAAAAACTCTGGGTCACCCCTTTGTCACAATGACCCACCTTGTGGATTATCCCCACAGCTCCCA TGTGAAGTCGTGCTTCCAGAACATGGAGATCTGCAAACGCCGGAGCACTTATGATAGTGGTAAATCGCTGTACTCCACCAGTGCAGTCCCTAGTGCTGCAGCAGGCAACCTCACTGTTACCTTCAGTAGCCAACTCAACCAGCATAACCAG GTGCCTTCTGCAGGGGGAGCGGTGCCTTTGCTCAACTACCAGCCAGCTCTGTACCAGCAGGCGACCATCAACATTCCCGGGCTGGCTCAACAGAGTGTCCCTATTCCAACACGTCCTGCTGGGCTGTGTAGTCAGACAGAACCCTTCCAGCAGACTCTCATTGTCTGCCCACCCTCAACTATTCAAG GGCTACAGCCATCCAGCAAGAATTCCACTTTCCCTGTGAGGATGGAGAACTCTGTCCCTATAGTACCTCAGAACCAGTCTGCTCAGTCGTTGCAGATCCAGCCaagtatgctgacacag gGTTCCTGCACACCCCTGATGGTGGCCACACTGCACCCACCCTCAGCAGGCATAGCCCCCCAGTATTCACTTCCCCTTGGGCTGAGCACCGGGGTGGGTCGGCCCACCCTACTGGAGCACACAGCCACAGTGCTG gCCTGGCCCACTGGCACCCAGCAAATCCTCATACCGTCGTCATGGCAGCAGGTCCCAGGCGTGGCAATCCACAATTCTGCCCACCAGTCGAATGTTGGTGACTCGCCCCTGGAAACGCTTCACTCAGATGCTGCCACACAACAGGGACACAGCTGGAG GAACACAACCCAAGTCAGGACTcagcaggagaggaagaaagttAAAGCCAGACGTGGAGACAACAGGAACAG GGGTATATCTGCTGCATCATTACTCAGCAGTAATGGGGTGACCCCACCCATCTCCAGCGCCACATTGTCCCAGCCAATTGTCATCTCTGACACACCCAGCCCAGCAGTCAGCATCATCACTATTCACAGTGACACCGACACAGAGGATGAGCGCAAGTTTCATCCTGCCAG TGTTGGTCTGAGCCAGCGGACTAATGTTATCAGCTGTGTGACGGTACACGACTCGGACTCATCCACAGCCAGCCCCCTGACTCCTCTACCCCGCACAGTTAACCCAGCTAGTGCCATTTCATCACGCCAGGCCAAGTCTCTGGCAGTGGTGGCACCTTCAGTCAAAACCCAGGGCTCCGAGAAAGGAGCAGCTTCACGTGGATGCTTAGAGACTG TGAGCTATATGAAGCCTAAGAGATCCAACCGACAGCCCTGCAGTTCAGGGGAGAGCATGGAGCGTCACAGAGTGGTACCGAGCCAGTCCCACCCTTTAAACCTCAGCCAG GTTCAGTCTGTGGTTTCTTCATCTCAGGAGCGTTCGGGAGCATCCCACAGTGACTCATCTTTACGTCGCCAGCAGACGTTCCCTGCAGCCATCTCAGCCTCTCACTACAGCTTCCCTGAGGTGTCGGCCCTCGCGTCAGCCTCGGCCCCTGGCTCCAGCCTGTACACCTACCCGGCCTCCACCGCCCTCTCCTCAGCTACTCAAGCCATGGAACAGCTGCTGGGCCGTGGTCACAGCAGCCATGGACACTCCCCTTCCTCCTATGCAGCAACATACACCTCATCCACCTCCTCCAGGAGAGACTCAGCCAGTTGCAAGGATTCTGTGAGTAGTCTGCTGCACAGCCTCCCCGCAGCCTACCAGCATCAGTTCGCCACTGGTTCTCCCTACGTTAGTGTGACACCCCGGGCAGAGGCTTACAGTGCCTACCAGCTGAGTCCCAGGCGCCTCACACAGTACCCCTATCTATAA
- the hipk1b gene encoding homeodomain-interacting protein kinase 1 isoform X5, translated as MSSQLQVFSPPSISSSAFCRVKKLKVENNVWDVSTTETYSSIAGQSAYTFTPAMAVPPFAPSLVFPPAAPGSRGQVVVRAADSTGSLPRGSSRRVAEQATSTSYAHAETSSETRVHRHGQKRKIEEATEGSGSGCGSVQILEELSAPAATYSTRTGGGGGGGTGQSIPHSAPTTKSSSSNGEGDYQLVQHEILCSVSCSYEVLEFLGRGTFGQVAKCWKRGTNEIVAIKILKNHPSYARQGQIEVGILNRLSAENADEYNFVRSYECFQHKGHTCLVFEMLEQNLYDFLKHSKFSPLPLRHIRPILQQVATALMKLKSLGLIHADLKPENIMLVDPLRQPYRVKVIDFGSASHVSKAVCSTYLQSRYYRAPEIILGLPFCEAIDMWSLGCVIAELFLGWPLYPGASEYDQIRYISQTQGLPAEYLLSAGTKTSRFFNRGPDSSYPLWRLKTPAEHEMEMGIKSKEARKYIFNCLDDMMQVNLSSHLEGTDMLAEKADRREFIDLLKRMLRLDADKRITPTKTLGHPFVTMTHLVDYPHSSHVKSCFQNMEICKRRSTYDSGKSLYSTSAVPSAAAGNLTVTFSSQLNQHNQVPSAGGAVPLLNYQPALYQQATINIPGLAQQSVPIPTRPAGLCSQTEPFQQTLIVCPPSTIQGLQPSSKNSTFPVRMENSVPIVPQNQSAQSLQIQPSMLTQAWPTGTQQILIPSSWQQVPGVAIHNSAHQSNVGDSPLETLHSDAATQQGHSWRNTTQVRTQQERKKVKARRGDNRNRGISAASLLSSNGVTPPISSATLSQPIVISDTPSPAVSIITIHSDTDTEDERKFHPASVGLSQRTNVISCVTVHDSDSSTASPLTPLPRTVNPASAISSRQAKSLAVVAPSVKTQGSEKGAASRGCLETVSYMKPKRSNRQPCSSGESMERHRVVPSQSHPLNLSQVQSVVSSSQERSGASHSDSSLRRQQTFPAAISASHYSFPEVSALASASAPGSSLYTYPASTALSSATQAMEQLLGRGHSSHGHSPSSYAATYTSSTSSRRDSASCKDSVSSLLHSLPAAYQHQFATGSPYVSVTPRAEAYSAYQLSPRRLTQYPYL; from the exons ATGAGCTCTCAGCTGCAGGTTTTCTCTCCCCCCTCGATCTCCTCCAGTGCCTTTTGCCGTGTTAAGAAGCTGAAGGTGGAGAACAATGTTTGGGATGTTTCCACCACTGAAACGTACAGCTCAATAGCAGGCCAGTCAGCATACACCTTTACCCCTGCCATGGCTGTACCTCCCTTTGCACCATCCCTGGTCTTCCCCCCTGCAGCTCCTGGCTCCAGGGGTCAAGTGGTGGTGCGGGCAGCTGATAGCACCGGTAGTCTTCCCCGCGGTTCCAGCCGGCGTGTCGCTGAACAGGCAACATCCACGTCTTATGCTCATGCTGAGACATCCTCTGAAACGAGGGTGCACAGACACGGGCAGAAGAGAAAGATTGAGGAGGCCACTGAAGGCAGTGGGAGTGGATGTGGCAGTGTGCAGATATTAGAGGAGCTCTCAGCTCCTGCAGCAACTTATTCCACCCGCAcgggagggggtggaggaggcGGCACAGGCCAGTCAATACCCCACTCGGCTCCAACCACCAAGAGCAGCAGCTCCAATGGTGAAGGAGATTATCAGCTAGTGCAGCATGAGATCCTCTGCTCCGTCTCCTGCAGCTATGAAGTATTGGAGTTCCTGGGAAGAGGCACATTTGGTCAAGTAGCCAAGTGCTGGAAGAGGGGCACCAATGAGATTGTGGCCATTAAGATCCTGAAAAACCACCCTTCATATGCTCGTCAGGGCCAAATTGAG GTGGGCATTCTGAACCGACTGAGTGCGGAGAATGCAGACGAGTACAACTTTGTGCGTTCGTATGAATGCTTCCAACACAAGGGTCACACCTGCCTGGTATTTGAGATGCTGGAGCAGAACCTCTATGACTTTCTCAAGCACAGCAAGTTCAGCCCGCTGCCCCTTCGGCACATCAGACCAATCCTGCAGCAG GTGGCCACTGCACTAATGAAGTTGAAGAGCCTTGGACTGATTCATGCAGACCTGAAGCCTGAGAACATCATGCTAGTTGACCCGCTCAGACAGCCATATAGGGTGAAGGTCATTGACTTTGGCTCAGCAAGTCACGTGTCCAAGGCCGTCTGCTCAACCTACTTACAATCTCGCTACTACAG GGCTCCAGAGATCATTTTAGGTCTGCCATTCTGTGAGGCCATTGATATGTGGTCTTTAGGCTGTGTGATAGCAGAGCTATTTCTGGGTTGGCCTCTCTACCCTGGAGCCTCTGAGTACGACCAG ATCCGCTACATTTCTCAGACTCAGGGCCTACCAGCAGAGTACCTGTTGAGCGCTGGCACTAAAACCAGCCGCTTTTTCAATCGAGGTCCTGACTCTAGCTACCCACTCTGGAGACTAAAG aCCCCAGCAGAGCATGAAATGGAGATGGGCATCAAGTCCAAGGAGGCCAGGAAATATATCTTCAACTGTCTGGATGACATGATGCAG GTCAACCTGTCGTCTCATTTGGAGGGGACCGACATGTTGGCTGAGAAAGCTGATAGACGAGAGTTTATAGACCTCTTGAAGCGGATGCTGCGACTGGATGCTGACAAAAGGATCACACCTACAAAAACTCTGGGTCACCCCTTTGTCACAATGACCCACCTTGTGGATTATCCCCACAGCTCCCA TGTGAAGTCGTGCTTCCAGAACATGGAGATCTGCAAACGCCGGAGCACTTATGATAGTGGTAAATCGCTGTACTCCACCAGTGCAGTCCCTAGTGCTGCAGCAGGCAACCTCACTGTTACCTTCAGTAGCCAACTCAACCAGCATAACCAG GTGCCTTCTGCAGGGGGAGCGGTGCCTTTGCTCAACTACCAGCCAGCTCTGTACCAGCAGGCGACCATCAACATTCCCGGGCTGGCTCAACAGAGTGTCCCTATTCCAACACGTCCTGCTGGGCTGTGTAGTCAGACAGAACCCTTCCAGCAGACTCTCATTGTCTGCCCACCCTCAACTATTCAAG GGCTACAGCCATCCAGCAAGAATTCCACTTTCCCTGTGAGGATGGAGAACTCTGTCCCTATAGTACCTCAGAACCAGTCTGCTCAGTCGTTGCAGATCCAGCCaagtatgctgacacag gCCTGGCCCACTGGCACCCAGCAAATCCTCATACCGTCGTCATGGCAGCAGGTCCCAGGCGTGGCAATCCACAATTCTGCCCACCAGTCGAATGTTGGTGACTCGCCCCTGGAAACGCTTCACTCAGATGCTGCCACACAACAGGGACACAGCTGGAG GAACACAACCCAAGTCAGGACTcagcaggagaggaagaaagttAAAGCCAGACGTGGAGACAACAGGAACAG GGGTATATCTGCTGCATCATTACTCAGCAGTAATGGGGTGACCCCACCCATCTCCAGCGCCACATTGTCCCAGCCAATTGTCATCTCTGACACACCCAGCCCAGCAGTCAGCATCATCACTATTCACAGTGACACCGACACAGAGGATGAGCGCAAGTTTCATCCTGCCAG TGTTGGTCTGAGCCAGCGGACTAATGTTATCAGCTGTGTGACGGTACACGACTCGGACTCATCCACAGCCAGCCCCCTGACTCCTCTACCCCGCACAGTTAACCCAGCTAGTGCCATTTCATCACGCCAGGCCAAGTCTCTGGCAGTGGTGGCACCTTCAGTCAAAACCCAGGGCTCCGAGAAAGGAGCAGCTTCACGTGGATGCTTAGAGACTG TGAGCTATATGAAGCCTAAGAGATCCAACCGACAGCCCTGCAGTTCAGGGGAGAGCATGGAGCGTCACAGAGTGGTACCGAGCCAGTCCCACCCTTTAAACCTCAGCCAG GTTCAGTCTGTGGTTTCTTCATCTCAGGAGCGTTCGGGAGCATCCCACAGTGACTCATCTTTACGTCGCCAGCAGACGTTCCCTGCAGCCATCTCAGCCTCTCACTACAGCTTCCCTGAGGTGTCGGCCCTCGCGTCAGCCTCGGCCCCTGGCTCCAGCCTGTACACCTACCCGGCCTCCACCGCCCTCTCCTCAGCTACTCAAGCCATGGAACAGCTGCTGGGCCGTGGTCACAGCAGCCATGGACACTCCCCTTCCTCCTATGCAGCAACATACACCTCATCCACCTCCTCCAGGAGAGACTCAGCCAGTTGCAAGGATTCTGTGAGTAGTCTGCTGCACAGCCTCCCCGCAGCCTACCAGCATCAGTTCGCCACTGGTTCTCCCTACGTTAGTGTGACACCCCGGGCAGAGGCTTACAGTGCCTACCAGCTGAGTCCCAGGCGCCTCACACAGTACCCCTATCTATAA